The genomic DNA CAGGAGATCGGCCGCCTCCGTTTCACAGCAGAAAGGGACCGGCATGGATCGCAGGGACTTCCTCAAGACAGTGGGCGCCGTCGGCGTGGGCATCGCCGCCGCCGACGCCTCCGCGAGCACGGCCGTGCACGCCCCGCCGGACGCCTTCGGCGTCCTGGTTGATACCACGGCCTGCATCGGCTGCCGCAAGTGCGAGTGGGCCTGCAATCAGGTCAACAAGCTGCCCGTGCAGCCGCTGGAGGAGTTCGAGAACAAGGACGTCTTTGCGGCGATGCGCCGCCCCGACGCCGGCAACTTCACCGTCGTCAACCAGTGGGCGCGCGAGGGCCGCGAGGGCAACGTCTGGGCGAAGGTGCAGTGCCTGCACTGCAACGACCCCGCCTGCGCCTCGGCCTGCCTGGTCTCCGCCCTGGAGAAGCAGCCCAACGGCGCCGTGAAGTACGATCCCTGGCGCTGCATGGGCTGCCGCTACTGCATGGTGGCCTGCCCCTTCCAGATCCCCGCCTACCAGTACCAGGACGCGCTCTCGCCCGAGGTGCGCAAGTGCACCTTCTGCATCGAGCGCATCTCGGCCGGCGAGCGGCCGGGCTGCGTCGAGATCTGCCCGGTGGAGTGCCTGATCTACGGCAAGCGCGACGAGCTGCTGACGCTGGCCCACGAGCGCATCGGCGCCTACCCGGGCCGCTACGTGGACCACGTCTACGGCGAGCACGAGGTCGGCGGCACGTCCTGGCTCTACCTCGCGGGGCAGCCGTTCCCCTCGCTGGGCTTCCCCGAGCTGGGCGAGCAATCGCCCGCCCGCATCACCGAGAACATCCAGCACGGCATCTTCCGCCGCTTCATCGCGCCGATCGCCCTGTACGCGACCCTGGCCCAGGTGATGTGGCTGGGCAGCCGAAAGGACGAGGTCGCCGCCGCAGCTCATAAGTCTGAGCAGCCTGGGGAGGGGCACCATGAGTAGCCACGTCCACGCGGCGCCGATCCGCATGCGCTTCTTCACCCGCGGCACCTGGGTCCTGGTGGCCCTGATGGCCGTGGGCTTCTGCTTCGCCGCGGTGCGCTTCACCAAGGGCCTCGGCGCGGTGACCAACCTCGACAACCAGTGGCCCTGGGGCATCTGGATCGCCATCGACATTGCCTGCGGCGTGGCCCTGGCCGCCGGCGGCTTCACCACCGCGGCGCTCGCCCACGTCTTCCACCGCGAGAAGTTCGAGCCCATCGTCAGGCCGGCCCTGATCACCGCCATGCTGGGCTACACCGTCGTGGTGATCGGCCTGCTGGCGGACCTCGGCCGTTACTACAACGTCTGGCACCCGATGGTGCCGTCGATGTGGTCGGGGCACTCGGTCCTGTTCGAGGTCGGCATCTGCGTCATGTTCTACCTGACGGTGCTCTATATCGAGTTTTTGCCGATGGTGACCGAGCGCTTCCGCGGCCGCGTCGCCCTGCCAGGGACCCTGCGCCCGCTGAACGGGTTCGTCGAGGGGTTGCTGCGCCTCTTCGACCGCACGCTCGGGCGGATCATGTCCGTGTTCATCATCGCGGGCGTGGTGCTGTCCTGCATGCACCAGTCCTCGCTGGGCGCCCTGATGGTCATCGCCCCCTACAAGATGCACCCCTTGTGGTGGACGCAGGTGCTGCCGCTGCTGTTCCTGCTGTCGGCGTTCTGCGTGGGCCCGTGCATGGTGATCTTCGAATCCATCCTGGCTTCGCGCGCCTTCGGCCGCCGGCCCGAGATGGAGGTCCTGGGCCCCTTGTCGAAGATCCTGCCGGTGCTGTTGTTCTTCTTCAT from bacterium includes the following:
- the hybA gene encoding hydrogenase 2 operon protein HybA codes for the protein MDRRDFLKTVGAVGVGIAAADASASTAVHAPPDAFGVLVDTTACIGCRKCEWACNQVNKLPVQPLEEFENKDVFAAMRRPDAGNFTVVNQWAREGREGNVWAKVQCLHCNDPACASACLVSALEKQPNGAVKYDPWRCMGCRYCMVACPFQIPAYQYQDALSPEVRKCTFCIERISAGERPGCVEICPVECLIYGKRDELLTLAHERIGAYPGRYVDHVYGEHEVGGTSWLYLAGQPFPSLGFPELGEQSPARITENIQHGIFRRFIAPIALYATLAQVMWLGSRKDEVAAAAHKSEQPGEGHHE
- the hybB gene encoding Ni/Fe-hydrogenase cytochrome b subunit, which gives rise to MSSHVHAAPIRMRFFTRGTWVLVALMAVGFCFAAVRFTKGLGAVTNLDNQWPWGIWIAIDIACGVALAAGGFTTAALAHVFHREKFEPIVRPALITAMLGYTVVVIGLLADLGRYYNVWHPMVPSMWSGHSVLFEVGICVMFYLTVLYIEFLPMVTERFRGRVALPGTLRPLNGFVEGLLRLFDRTLGRIMSVFIIAGVVLSCMHQSSLGALMVIAPYKMHPLWWTQVLPLLFLLSAFCVGPCMVIFESILASRAFGRRPEMEVLGPLSKILPVLLFFFISTKAMDLAVRGQLYRLADGSWQSGVFLVEMGVGFVLPFLMFFSSRVRRSPRLLFTAATLVIFGVVMNRIDVFLVAYKPVYQVKHYFPAIGELAITTGLIAFLIFAYRFVVLNFPVMHVEATASQQGKEAPHA